The Pseudomonas fluorescens nucleotide sequence CGCCAAGTGTCGCCGTACTGTCGATTTGTCGCACTCCTAGGCCGTTGCGGTTAAGGCGCGATTCGCCGGTTTGTCGAAAGTCCGGCAGCCCGGCGCTCTGGCGGTTGACGAAACCACTGACGGCGCCGTCGAGGAAGGCATCGTCGTTGTCGCCGGGGCGAGACGCTTCGGGGAGCGGTTTTTCGATCACCATGACCACGCGCTTTTCCTGCGCATTGGCATACAGGGTACCCATGGCGCCGGCGCCTTCGCTGCTCTGTTCATCGGCGCTCAGGGGGCTGGCGATGAAGCCGGCCGGCAGGTTGAAGCTGAACTTGCCGCCGAGTACCGCGACCTTTACTTCAGGTTTCGGCTGGGTGGTGGTCTTGCTGGCGGCATGCAGATTCGACAGACCCAACAGGCCGACGACGGCCAGGGTCAACGTCAGGATTGTTTTGTTGAAAATCGACATACAGCCTCTCGTGGGGCATGGGGCAGGGCAGGGTGGATATGCTCACATAAACCTGCCTGCTCGGTAAGCCCTGGGTTCCCCGTCGGCTAGACGGTCATGGCAGATCGCCTTGAGGGGGCTATCGTTGCTTGTCTGGACAACGACTACTGACCGAGGGCGGTGCTATGAACACCAGTGATCTACTCGAACAGCTACTTCGGGCCGGGCAGGGCTCGCAAGCGCAACAAGGCAGCAGCGGCAGGTCAGCGCAAGACGGCCTGGGCGGTTTGGGCGGCTTGCTGGGCGGTCTGTTGGGTGGCGGCAGTGCAACGGGTGCTGGTAATGGCCTGGGTGGTTTACTGGGCGGCTTGTTGGGTGGCAGCGCTGGTGGATCTAGCCAGGGGCGCTCCGCTGGTGGCGCCAATTACGCGGCCCTGGCGTCGTTGGGCATGATGGCGTTCCAGGCCTATCAAAGCTGGCAGCGCAGCCAGGCGGCAGCCCCGCAACAGGCGCTGCGTACTGTCGATCAATTGTCCGGCCTCGAGGCCGAGGGTCACAGTCATGCAATCTTGCGCGCGCTGATTGCGGCAGCCAAGGCTGACGGTCGCATCGACAAGCAAGAAGAAACGTTGATTTACGATGAAATCAAACGTCACACCAGCGACCCGCAACTGCAGCAATGGCTGGATGAGGAAGTCAGCAAGCCACTTGATGCTGGCGAGGTGGCGCAGTCGGCCCAGGACCCGGCCATGGCTGCGGAAATGTACCTGGCCAGCGTGATGCTGGTGGATGACCAGCAGGACGCAGAACGGGCCTACCTTGACGAACTGGCCGGCGCA carries:
- a CDS encoding tellurite resistance TerB family protein translates to MNTSDLLEQLLRAGQGSQAQQGSSGRSAQDGLGGLGGLLGGLLGGGSATGAGNGLGGLLGGLLGGSAGGSSQGRSAGGANYAALASLGMMAFQAYQSWQRSQAAAPQQALRTVDQLSGLEAEGHSHAILRALIAAAKADGRIDKQEETLIYDEIKRHTSDPQLQQWLDEEVSKPLDAGEVAQSAQDPAMAAEMYLASVMLVDDQQDAERAYLDELAGALQIDPALQVHLEQQAKGVA